Sequence from the Mesorhizobium sp. PAMC28654 genome:
GTCCCTCCGGCAGGATAGCGCCGGCGAGACTGGACGAAAGCGGCGCCGTGGCGATCTGGAAGGAATGCAGCGGAACGATCGTTTCGGCGAGGCCTGGAATGAGGCTGTCGGTGTAAGCGTTCGTTGCAACGACAACGAATTTCGCCTGCAGTGTTACGCCGTTTTCCGTCTCAACCCGCCAGCTTCCGCCACTTCTGGAGAGACCCACCGCCTTTTGGCGGGCAGCAATTTCCACACCCGAGGCAAGCGCGACCCGCGCCAGTTCCGACGTGTAGGCGAGCGGATCGATGACGCCGGCGCGACGATCGAGCCAGCCGCCGAGATAGCCTTTCGCACCGGTCATGGCCACGACTTCCGCCTTGCTCAGCAGTTTGGCATCGGCGCCCCGCGCCCGCCATTGCCGATCCCTGTTCGCTGCCGCCTTCAGCGCCACTTCGGTATGCGCCGCCTGGATCCAGCCTTTGCGAACGAAGGGCACCGTGAGCTGTTCGTCGCGGATCAGATCGAAGACGCTATCCGCTGTCGACGCGGCAAAGCTGATGAGCGCTTCGCCGCGTTCAGCGCCAAAATGCTCCAGCAGCCATTCAGGATCGTATTTGAGGCCAGGGATGACTTGCCCGCCATTCAGGCCAGACGCACCCTGCCCGATGTCGCCGGCATCCAGCACCTGTACAACAAGGCCAAGTCGAGCGGCATGCAAAGCCGTTGAAAGGCCCATGATACCGGCCCCGACAACGACGACATCGACGTGTTTTCCCGCCGAGACCAGCGGCTGGAGGGATATGGCAGCATGCGGCCTCTGCCAGATAGGATCCGAAAACGGAGCGGACAAGACTTCCTCCGGGCACCTTCAGAAAATGAAAATCCTAGAAGCGATTTCATTTTTTTGAAAGGTGATTTCACCCCGTATTGCAGACTGGCCCAACGGTTCTGTGCGGTGTCGCGTGCGGCAGCACATGAGACCTCGATTCTTCATCGACCAGGACGGGTAGACCTTTGGCCGGAATTTGTTGAAAGTGCCGCGCCGCCGGCCAGACAACAATAATGTCCAGGCGGATAAGACGGGGAGGACCGCGAGCCATGACGAACGCTATGCACTTGCCAACTGACGGCCTCTTTGTTGGCCGCGCCAGGACAGGCGATGCGCCGCATCCGCTCGTGGTCACGGTGCGCGACGGCGTGGTCTTCGACATCACGTCGGCCACGGCGCC
This genomic interval carries:
- a CDS encoding NAD(P)/FAD-dependent oxidoreductase, with amino-acid sequence MSAPFSDPIWQRPHAAISLQPLVSAGKHVDVVVVGAGIMGLSTALHAARLGLVVQVLDAGDIGQGASGLNGGQVIPGLKYDPEWLLEHFGAERGEALISFAASTADSVFDLIRDEQLTVPFVRKGWIQAAHTEVALKAAANRDRQWRARGADAKLLSKAEVVAMTGAKGYLGGWLDRRAGVIDPLAYTSELARVALASGVEIAARQKAVGLSRSGGSWRVETENGVTLQAKFVVVATNAYTDSLIPGLAETIVPLHSFQIATAPLSSSLAGAILPEGQAVSDSRRILVYYRKSADGRLVLGGRGRMALPTSSADWTHLERALRRLYPVLSGVAIEKRWFGRVAMTPDHLPHIHEPEPGLLAAVGCQGRGVGLMTALGKCIAGYLSSGDVRQLPFPVSPIRPIPFHAFRQIGVAATIAWYRTLDALER